The Salinibaculum sp. SYNS191 genome has a window encoding:
- a CDS encoding Nif3-like dinuclear metal center hexameric protein, whose protein sequence is MHCGELCQRLDEELETAAYADVDASANGLQVGPAATQVDHVAFAVDAAVETIDRAAEAGADLLVTHHGLIWDGIERLTGKHYRRIAPLLDDDLALYVSHLPLDGHQSLGNAAGVADVLELSNRAPFGTMGEQFIGQRGTAADPFTAPELRDTLAAELDTGGRDVQLLDFGPAEIRDVAIVTGSGVDWLDEAIEDGVDALVTGEGKQFAYHEAREAGIHVVLAGHYATETFGVRALQDLVADWGLRTTYIDHPTGL, encoded by the coding sequence ATGCACTGTGGCGAACTCTGCCAGCGGCTCGACGAGGAACTGGAGACGGCGGCCTACGCCGACGTGGACGCGAGCGCGAACGGACTCCAGGTGGGACCCGCCGCGACGCAGGTCGACCACGTCGCCTTCGCCGTCGACGCCGCCGTCGAGACCATCGACCGCGCGGCCGAGGCGGGTGCGGACCTGCTGGTCACCCACCACGGCCTCATCTGGGACGGCATCGAGCGCCTGACGGGCAAGCACTACCGCCGCATCGCGCCGCTTCTCGACGACGACCTCGCGCTGTACGTCTCCCACCTTCCGCTCGACGGGCACCAGTCGCTGGGCAACGCCGCGGGCGTCGCGGACGTACTGGAGTTGAGCAACCGCGCGCCCTTCGGCACGATGGGCGAGCAGTTCATCGGCCAGCGCGGGACGGCCGCAGACCCCTTCACCGCCCCGGAGCTGCGCGACACGCTGGCGGCGGAACTGGACACCGGCGGCCGGGACGTCCAGCTACTCGATTTTGGCCCAGCGGAGATACGCGATGTCGCCATCGTCACCGGCAGCGGCGTCGACTGGCTGGACGAGGCCATCGAAGACGGCGTGGACGCACTGGTCACCGGCGAGGGCAAGCAGTTCGCCTATCACGAGGCCCGCGAGGCGGGCATCCACGTCGTGCTCGCGGGTCACTACGCGACGGAGACCTTCGGGGTGCGCGCGCTGCAGGACCTCGTCGCCGACTGGGGGCTGCGGACGACCTACATCGACCACCCGACCGGGCTGTAG
- a CDS encoding cold-shock protein: MAKGTVDFFNDTGGYGFIETEDADEDVFFHMEDVGGPDLEEGQEVEFDIEEAEKGPRATNVTRL; this comes from the coding sequence ATGGCGAAAGGTACGGTTGACTTCTTCAACGACACCGGCGGTTACGGTTTCATCGAGACTGAGGACGCGGACGAGGACGTATTCTTCCACATGGAAGACGTTGGCGGCCCTGACCTCGAAGAGGGACAAGAAGTCGAGTTCGACATCGAAGAGGCAGAGAAAGGACCGCGCGCGACCAACGTTACGCGCCTGTAA
- a CDS encoding translation initiation factor IF-5A: protein MPRQQTEVRDLDEGSYVMIDDTPCKITSYSTAKPGKHGSAKARIDAKGVFDGKKRSLSQPVDAKIWVPIINRKQGQVIDVRDGEVQVMDLETYDNFVMRAGDENLSADDEIEFLEYEEQRKIV, encoded by the coding sequence ATGCCACGACAGCAGACGGAAGTTCGGGACCTCGACGAGGGGAGCTACGTGATGATCGACGACACTCCCTGCAAGATCACCTCCTACTCGACGGCCAAGCCGGGCAAGCACGGCAGCGCGAAGGCCCGCATCGACGCCAAGGGCGTCTTCGACGGCAAGAAGCGCTCGCTGTCCCAGCCCGTCGACGCGAAAATCTGGGTCCCAATCATCAACCGCAAGCAGGGTCAGGTCATCGACGTCCGCGACGGCGAGGTGCAGGTCATGGACCTGGAGACCTACGACAACTTCGTGATGCGCGCCGGCGACGAGAACCTCTCCGCGGACGACGAAATCGAGTTCCTCGAATACGAGGAGCAGCGCAAAATCGTCTGA
- a CDS encoding 4a-hydroxytetrahydrobiopterin dehydratase — protein MADTLTDDEIATQLPDEWNREGDEIVRVYEFDSYLDGLGFLSGAGGLAEDAWHHPEMTITWGEVEVRLTTHDAGGITEKDIDLAQRLDDIYE, from the coding sequence ATGGCAGACACGCTCACCGACGACGAGATAGCGACACAGCTACCCGATGAGTGGAACCGCGAGGGCGACGAGATAGTCCGGGTCTACGAGTTCGACTCCTACCTGGACGGACTGGGCTTTCTCTCGGGGGCCGGCGGCCTCGCCGAGGACGCCTGGCACCACCCCGAAATGACCATCACCTGGGGCGAGGTGGAGGTCCGCCTGACGACCCACGACGCCGGCGGCATCACCGAGAAGGATATCGACCTCGCACAGCGACTCGACGACATCTACGAGTGA
- the speB gene encoding agmatinase — protein MFPGAAADRAEADYAVVGAPLDASTTFQPGTRFGPRRVRHLSESFEDYDHHTGRHFSSLAVHDHGDVRPGDDAAEYLDFLAGAIRDYRDEDTLPLVVGGEHTVSLAPVRALDPDVFVCLDAHLDLRESYAGNPLSHATVTRHALDHADEAVVLGARSGCEAEWERADAADVTVVPPRKVPSWEPEFGGRDVYLSVDVDAADPGFAPGTGTPEPFGLDPSTMHDVVRAVAPDAVGFDVVEVNDRDDGQAATLAAKLLRAFVYAHADG, from the coding sequence ATGTTCCCCGGCGCCGCGGCCGACCGTGCCGAGGCCGACTACGCCGTCGTCGGGGCTCCGCTCGACGCCTCGACGACGTTCCAGCCCGGCACCCGTTTCGGACCGCGCCGCGTCCGCCACCTCTCTGAATCCTTCGAGGATTACGACCACCACACCGGTCGGCACTTCTCCTCGCTCGCCGTCCACGACCACGGCGACGTCCGCCCCGGCGACGACGCCGCCGAGTATCTGGACTTTCTCGCAGGTGCCATCCGGGACTATCGCGACGAGGACACGCTCCCGCTGGTCGTCGGCGGCGAGCACACCGTCTCGCTCGCGCCGGTCCGCGCGCTCGACCCGGACGTGTTCGTCTGTCTCGACGCCCACCTGGACCTCCGCGAATCCTACGCCGGCAACCCGTTGAGCCACGCGACAGTCACACGGCACGCGCTCGACCACGCCGACGAGGCCGTCGTCCTCGGCGCGCGCTCCGGCTGTGAGGCCGAGTGGGAACGCGCCGACGCAGCGGACGTGACGGTCGTCCCACCCCGGAAAGTACCTTCGTGGGAACCGGAGTTCGGAGGTCGGGACGTGTACCTGAGCGTCGACGTCGACGCCGCAGACCCCGGCTTCGCACCGGGCACGGGGACGCCGGAGCCGTTCGGACTCGACCCGTCGACGATGCACGACGTGGTGCGCGCGGTGGCCCCGGACGCCGTCGGCTTCGACGTGGTGGAGGTCAACGACCGCGACGACGGCCAGGCGGCGACGCTGGCCGCGAAACTCCTCCGGGCGTTCGTCTACGCGCACGCCGACGGCTGA
- a CDS encoding precorrin-2 dehydrogenase/sirohydrochlorin ferrochelatase family protein — MIPLFHDFGGETVLVVGGGPVGARKARRFAREAEVVVVSPEFADADFGGAARVREAVDAEAVPGWLERADPVLVVAATDDADVNAAVAAAARERGILVNRADADGGRDAGSVVVPATVRDDPVVVAVSTGGRSPALSRYLREQIADVVDGAGAMAEFAGDLRGELRESYGPEDRRAALRAVVRDDAVWKGLDTPGTKPRQRASDVISDVTGDSS; from the coding sequence ATGATTCCCCTCTTTCATGACTTCGGGGGCGAGACGGTGCTGGTCGTCGGCGGCGGCCCCGTCGGTGCCCGGAAGGCCCGCCGGTTCGCCCGGGAGGCCGAGGTCGTCGTCGTCAGCCCCGAGTTCGCCGACGCGGACTTCGGCGGCGCAGCGCGCGTCCGCGAGGCCGTCGACGCCGAGGCGGTCCCGGGGTGGCTGGAGCGAGCAGACCCCGTGCTCGTTGTCGCCGCGACGGACGACGCGGACGTAAACGCCGCCGTCGCGGCCGCAGCGCGCGAGCGAGGAATTCTCGTGAACCGGGCCGACGCCGACGGCGGCCGGGACGCCGGTAGCGTCGTCGTCCCCGCGACGGTGCGTGACGACCCAGTGGTCGTCGCCGTCTCGACGGGCGGCCGGAGCCCCGCTCTCAGCCGGTACCTCCGCGAGCAGATTGCGGACGTGGTCGACGGTGCCGGCGCGATGGCGGAGTTTGCGGGTGACCTCCGCGGGGAGCTCCGAGAGTCGTACGGCCCCGAAGACCGACGGGCGGCGCTCCGGGCGGTCGTGCGCGACGACGCGGTTTGGAAGGGTTTAGATACTCCCGGTACAAAGCCCCGACAGAGAGCATCGGACGTGATTTCGGACGTGACAGGTGATTCCTCGTGA
- a CDS encoding ABC1 kinase family protein, translated as MNLRAYWRFVVVAYQFLPLIVAYARDRRRFILFGSSRDVSSDTRHRRATSLLDSMLTLGPTFIKLGQLLSTRPDVLPPEYIDEFAKLQDSVPPAEWDDARVVLEEELGAVGDRFTEFDTDAISGASLGQVYYAEIDGQQVAVKVRRPGVKELVEADLKVIRWSLPLLIRFVGDAQAFSLETLADEFDRTIRQEMDYNREARMLNEIKGNFRDHEDIRIPSVIGTHSTGRVLTMEYVPGTKISDVEELDELHVDRSALAETLQRAYLDMIVQDGVFHADPHPGNLAVQDDGTLVFYDFGMSGYVDPFIQNKIVDFYAAVAAQDIDAILDTLIEMGTLSPEADRQVMSDVMELAIADARGEDVEQYRVQQIVQQVEDTIYEFPLRLPSNLALVLRVATVVEGVCVTLDPDFDFISVATNYLRENGFIEEGVRDFVEDRVQEGRDAVESSVRIPPKIEDALDRVEREDFHIRADIEDSEHVLDRLGRRLVLGLALAAGGISTAMLYSFRPNQTVAIVVAGGLTVLVGFLLYRSFRKRRGIRATPQFTRQNLREREEQEGASGALGFGDAAVQPSPEESDEET; from the coding sequence GTGAATCTCCGCGCGTACTGGCGGTTCGTCGTCGTCGCCTACCAGTTCCTGCCGCTCATCGTCGCCTACGCCCGGGACCGCCGTCGGTTCATCCTGTTCGGTTCCTCGCGCGACGTCTCCTCCGACACGCGCCACCGCCGCGCGACCTCGCTTCTGGACTCGATGCTGACGCTCGGACCCACGTTCATCAAACTCGGCCAACTGCTGTCGACCCGCCCCGACGTGCTCCCGCCGGAGTACATCGACGAGTTCGCCAAACTGCAGGACAGCGTCCCGCCGGCCGAGTGGGACGACGCGCGCGTCGTCCTCGAAGAGGAACTGGGGGCGGTCGGCGACCGGTTCACCGAGTTCGACACCGACGCTATCAGCGGCGCGAGCCTCGGACAGGTCTACTACGCCGAGATAGACGGCCAGCAGGTCGCGGTGAAGGTCCGCCGGCCCGGCGTCAAGGAACTGGTCGAGGCCGACCTGAAGGTCATCCGCTGGTCGCTGCCGCTGCTCATCCGCTTCGTCGGCGACGCGCAGGCGTTCTCTCTGGAGACGCTGGCCGACGAGTTCGACCGCACCATCCGCCAGGAGATGGACTACAACCGCGAGGCGCGGATGCTCAACGAGATCAAGGGGAACTTCCGGGACCACGAGGACATCCGTATCCCGTCGGTCATCGGCACCCATTCGACGGGCCGGGTGCTGACTATGGAGTACGTCCCCGGGACGAAGATATCCGACGTCGAGGAACTGGACGAACTCCACGTCGACCGCTCGGCGCTGGCCGAGACGCTCCAGCGGGCCTACCTCGACATGATCGTCCAGGACGGCGTGTTCCACGCCGACCCCCACCCCGGCAACCTCGCCGTCCAGGACGACGGGACGCTCGTGTTCTACGACTTCGGGATGAGCGGCTACGTCGACCCGTTCATCCAGAACAAGATCGTCGACTTCTACGCCGCCGTCGCCGCCCAGGACATCGACGCTATCCTCGACACACTCATCGAGATGGGGACGCTCTCGCCGGAGGCCGACCGGCAGGTGATGAGCGACGTGATGGAACTTGCAATCGCCGACGCCCGCGGCGAGGACGTCGAGCAGTACCGCGTCCAGCAGATCGTCCAGCAGGTCGAGGACACCATCTACGAGTTCCCGCTGCGCCTGCCGTCGAATCTCGCGCTCGTCCTCCGGGTGGCGACGGTGGTCGAGGGCGTCTGCGTGACGCTGGACCCCGACTTCGACTTCATCTCGGTGGCGACGAACTACCTCCGCGAGAACGGCTTCATCGAGGAGGGCGTCCGGGACTTCGTCGAGGACCGCGTCCAGGAGGGCCGCGACGCCGTCGAGTCCTCGGTCAGGATTCCCCCGAAGATAGAGGACGCCCTCGACCGGGTCGAGCGCGAGGACTTCCACATCCGGGCGGACATCGAGGACTCCGAGCACGTCCTCGACCGCCTGGGGAGGCGTCTCGTCCTGGGACTCGCACTCGCTGCCGGGGGCATCTCGACGGCGATGCTGTACTCCTTCCGCCCGAACCAGACCGTCGCTATCGTCGTCGCCGGCGGGCTGACGGTGCTCGTCGGCTTCCTCCTGTACCGCTCGTTCCGGAAGCGCCGCGGTATCAGGGCGACCCCGCAGTTCACCCGGCAGAACCTGCGCGAGCGCGAGGAGCAGGAGGGGGCAAGCGGCGCGCTGGGCTTTGGCGACGCCGCGGTCCAGCCCTCGCCGGAGGAATCCGACGAAGAGACCTGA
- a CDS encoding DUF5778 family protein yields MSDIDPDLRQRTWQLLQPGEIALDGLVVHTDFESSAETRMHQATVEIGDLIAEYAGFEPTDTFVYSGTDDTDFASNQHQGLTLDDESFVWECQQLLREGTFDVVFYFESSADTEGLLAAVRDAGYEATGVRGDAESPGSSVIE; encoded by the coding sequence ATGAGCGACATCGACCCGGATCTCCGGCAGCGGACCTGGCAACTGCTCCAGCCTGGCGAAATCGCACTCGACGGGCTGGTGGTCCACACCGACTTCGAGAGCAGCGCGGAGACACGGATGCACCAGGCGACGGTCGAAATCGGCGACCTCATCGCCGAGTACGCCGGCTTCGAGCCCACCGACACGTTCGTCTACTCGGGGACCGACGACACCGACTTCGCCTCGAACCAGCACCAGGGGCTGACACTCGACGACGAGTCGTTCGTCTGGGAGTGCCAGCAACTGCTCCGCGAGGGGACCTTCGACGTCGTGTTCTACTTCGAGTCGAGCGCCGACACGGAGGGGCTGCTCGCCGCCGTCCGCGACGCTGGCTACGAGGCCACGGGGGTCCGGGGAGACGCCGAGAGCCCCGGGTCGTCCGTCATCGAGTGA
- a CDS encoding Hsp20/alpha crystallin family protein, translating to MSALRDALRDLPDTVYADLLESEDAYLLVIDLPGTTGQTVDARVEGGRLVLEARREKDVPPEFRYVSEDRSLFLDAELPLPLDATGADAEGSVERGVLELRLPKQSAAPATTIPIDD from the coding sequence ATGTCCGCGCTCCGTGACGCGTTGCGTGACTTGCCCGACACCGTGTACGCCGACCTGCTGGAGAGTGAGGACGCCTACCTGCTGGTCATCGACCTCCCGGGGACGACTGGCCAGACGGTCGACGCGCGCGTCGAAGGTGGCAGACTCGTGCTGGAGGCGCGCCGCGAGAAGGACGTCCCCCCGGAGTTCCGCTACGTCAGCGAGGACCGCTCGCTGTTCCTGGACGCCGAACTCCCCCTCCCTCTTGACGCCACCGGTGCCGACGCCGAGGGCAGCGTCGAGCGTGGCGTCCTCGAACTCCGCCTGCCGAAGCAGTCGGCCGCCCCGGCGACGACAATTCCGATAGATGACTGA
- the uppS gene encoding polyprenyl diphosphate synthase: protein MLSRLRRLANRTYERVLKWELSETPSHVAVIMDGNRRYASQRGQDKTDGHREGARTTEQILHWSDELGIEEVTLYAFSTENFDRPEAERESLFDLLTDKLYEFADADRVHEAEVRIRAIGELDRLPERVQEAAAYADRRTAGYDRLHLNIALAYGGRAELLGAARDIARQVADGDLEPDAVDDETVSQALYDGPTQDVDLIVRTGGNERTSNFLPWQANGNEAAVYFCAPYWPEFRKIDFLRSIRTYENREESWRRTRAQRALALVRALGHTECAEATRILHRFRDALPSGERDALDADPVEDADLEASAD, encoded by the coding sequence ATGTTATCGCGGCTCCGTCGGCTGGCGAACCGGACGTACGAGCGGGTGCTGAAGTGGGAACTCTCGGAGACGCCCTCTCACGTCGCCGTCATCATGGACGGAAACCGCCGTTACGCCAGCCAGCGGGGCCAGGACAAGACGGACGGACACCGCGAGGGCGCCCGGACCACCGAGCAGATACTCCACTGGAGCGACGAACTCGGCATCGAGGAGGTCACGCTGTACGCGTTCTCGACGGAGAACTTCGACCGCCCCGAGGCGGAGCGGGAGTCCCTGTTCGACCTCCTGACCGACAAGCTCTACGAGTTCGCCGACGCCGACCGGGTCCACGAGGCCGAGGTTCGCATCCGCGCCATCGGCGAACTCGACCGCCTGCCGGAGCGGGTACAGGAGGCCGCAGCGTACGCCGACCGGCGGACTGCCGGCTACGACCGCCTGCACCTGAACATCGCGCTGGCCTACGGCGGCCGCGCGGAACTGCTCGGCGCGGCCCGGGACATCGCCCGGCAGGTGGCCGACGGCGACCTCGAACCCGATGCCGTCGACGACGAAACCGTCTCGCAGGCGCTGTACGACGGGCCGACGCAGGACGTCGACCTCATCGTCCGCACGGGCGGCAACGAGCGCACGTCGAACTTCCTCCCGTGGCAGGCAAACGGCAACGAGGCCGCCGTCTACTTCTGTGCGCCCTACTGGCCGGAGTTCCGGAAGATAGACTTCCTGCGGTCGATTCGCACCTACGAGAACCGCGAGGAGTCCTGGCGGCGCACCCGCGCACAGCGGGCGCTCGCGCTCGTCCGCGCCCTGGGCCACACCGAGTGCGCCGAGGCCACGCGGATTCTCCACCGGTTCCGCGACGCGCTGCCCAGCGGCGAGCGGGACGCGCTGGACGCGGACCCGGTCGAGGACGCCGACCTCGAAGCGTCGGCGGACTGA
- a CDS encoding CBS domain-containing protein — translation MTLETLARGREELVTAEPSTTAADLADLMEANKVGSVVVEEGDRPIGIVTDRDLAIGIVGGRRSPTETTARDLMTGDLVTADVSEGVFEVCQKMSEHGIRRMPVMDDGRLVGILTLDDLVVLLEDEMGEISSVIEAESPPHQS, via the coding sequence ATGACACTCGAGACACTCGCACGCGGACGGGAGGAACTGGTAACGGCAGAGCCGTCGACGACAGCGGCGGACCTGGCGGACCTGATGGAGGCCAACAAGGTCGGAAGCGTGGTCGTCGAGGAGGGGGACAGGCCCATCGGCATCGTCACCGACCGCGACCTCGCCATCGGTATCGTCGGCGGCCGACGGTCACCCACCGAGACGACGGCGCGGGACCTGATGACCGGCGACCTGGTGACGGCGGACGTCTCGGAGGGGGTCTTCGAGGTGTGCCAGAAGATGAGCGAGCACGGCATCAGGCGGATGCCGGTCATGGACGACGGCCGGCTCGTCGGCATCCTGACGCTGGACGACCTGGTGGTCCTGCTGGAGGACGAGATGGGCGAGATATCGTCGGTCATCGAGGCCGAATCCCCGCCACACCAGTCCTGA
- the hemA gene encoding glutamyl-tRNA reductase, translating into MTVGTGVVTGVSISHATASVDDLERAAATSQRAAVATLLDEPTVEEAFVLQTCNRVEGYVVAESHEAGREALGVLTDAVEAGTVVEFDHEESLRHLLRVAAGLESLVLGEDQILGQVRDAYEDARSESGIGPLLEDGVTKAIHVGERARTETRINEGVVSLASAAVQLLDDECDLRGATGLVVGAGEMGTLAAKSLAERLDHLIVANRTVPHAQHVVRMVDTEASAVALNALPAAVEEADVIVSATGSPDAIFDVETLEAAGETFLVDIAQPRDVPPAAEAIDGLTVYDLDRLEAVTDKTRRQRERAAEAVERIVDEEFERLLVQYKRKRADRVISAMYESAERVKAQEVGTALGKLDLDEEGEAIVESMADAIVSQLLAAPTTSLRDAAEVDDWETIQTALELFDPNFGPESPPPEFVASVGSEDIPEEMREEMPAAVLDQLDD; encoded by the coding sequence GTGACAGTCGGAACAGGTGTCGTCACGGGCGTCAGTATCTCCCACGCTACTGCCTCCGTCGACGACCTCGAACGCGCGGCGGCCACGAGCCAGCGCGCAGCAGTCGCGACGCTGCTCGACGAGCCGACCGTCGAGGAGGCGTTCGTCCTGCAGACGTGCAACCGCGTCGAGGGCTACGTCGTCGCGGAAAGCCACGAAGCCGGACGGGAGGCACTCGGCGTCCTGACCGACGCCGTCGAGGCTGGAACCGTGGTCGAATTCGACCACGAGGAGAGCCTGCGCCACCTCCTGCGGGTGGCCGCCGGCCTCGAATCGCTCGTGCTCGGCGAGGACCAGATTCTCGGGCAGGTCCGCGACGCCTACGAGGACGCCCGCTCGGAGAGCGGCATCGGGCCGCTGCTCGAAGACGGCGTGACGAAGGCGATTCACGTCGGCGAGCGCGCGCGGACGGAGACGCGAATCAACGAGGGCGTCGTCTCGCTGGCGAGCGCGGCGGTCCAGTTGCTCGACGACGAGTGCGACCTCCGCGGCGCGACGGGCCTTGTCGTCGGTGCCGGCGAGATGGGGACGCTGGCCGCGAAGTCGCTGGCCGAGCGCCTCGACCACCTCATCGTGGCGAACCGGACGGTCCCCCACGCCCAGCACGTCGTGCGGATGGTCGACACCGAGGCGAGTGCCGTCGCGCTCAACGCACTGCCGGCAGCAGTCGAGGAGGCGGACGTCATCGTCTCTGCGACGGGGAGTCCGGACGCGATTTTCGACGTGGAGACGCTGGAAGCCGCCGGCGAGACGTTCCTCGTCGACATCGCCCAGCCGCGGGACGTGCCGCCGGCCGCCGAGGCCATCGACGGGCTGACGGTCTACGACCTGGACAGGCTGGAGGCGGTCACCGACAAGACCCGACGCCAGCGCGAGCGGGCCGCCGAGGCCGTCGAGCGCATCGTCGACGAGGAGTTCGAGCGCCTGCTCGTCCAGTACAAGCGCAAGCGCGCCGACCGCGTCATCTCGGCGATGTACGAGAGCGCCGAGCGGGTGAAGGCACAGGAGGTCGGCACCGCGCTGGGGAAACTCGACCTGGACGAGGAGGGCGAGGCAATCGTGGAGTCGATGGCCGACGCCATCGTCTCGCAGTTGCTCGCCGCGCCGACCACCAGCCTGCGCGACGCCGCCGAGGTCGACGACTGGGAGACCATCCAGACGGCGCTGGAACTGTTCGACCCGAACTTCGGCCCCGAGTCGCCCCCGCCGGAGTTCGTCGCCAGCGTGGGCTCCGAGGACATCCCCGAGGAGATGCGCGAGGAGATGCCCGCGGCGGTCCTCGACCAACTGGACGACTAA
- a CDS encoding pyridoxamine 5'-phosphate oxidase family protein, with translation MVSIEGSWTRAETEQFLDAALVPVRLGCHNPAGGLWMLSLWYRYRDGQIQCATAKSADVVSFLRKNDAICFEVSTNMPPYMGVRGAGRAEIEADGGKEALRDLVDRYLGTTEAEMAQWLLAADREEVTISIEPTRLYTWDFTPRMRSVVEDSAAGRRGEPASPKYE, from the coding sequence CGAGACCGAGCAGTTCCTCGACGCGGCGCTCGTCCCCGTCCGCCTGGGCTGTCACAACCCCGCCGGCGGGCTCTGGATGCTATCGCTGTGGTACCGGTACCGGGACGGCCAGATCCAGTGTGCCACCGCGAAGAGCGCCGACGTGGTCTCTTTCCTCCGGAAGAACGACGCCATCTGCTTCGAGGTGTCGACGAACATGCCGCCGTACATGGGCGTCCGCGGGGCCGGCCGGGCCGAAATCGAGGCCGACGGCGGCAAGGAAGCCCTCCGTGACCTCGTCGACCGGTACCTGGGCACGACCGAGGCCGAGATGGCGCAGTGGCTCCTGGCCGCGGACCGGGAAGAGGTGACAATCTCCATCGAACCGACGCGTCTCTACACCTGGGACTTCACGCCGCGGATGCGAAGCGTCGTCGAGGACTCGGCGGCCGGCAGACGCGGCGAACCCGCCTCGCCGAAGTACGAGTAG
- a CDS encoding HAD family hydrolase yields MTGRDYDFWLLDLDGTVVDIEQPYIHEVMGEVGDRLGHGFTDYEAELLWYGIGNAREEILGGAGIDPGDFWDTFHAVEEPVSRAAATYVYDDAAAFVQGLETPVGVVTHCQEYLTGPVLEQLDIADWFDTVVCCSEETGWKPDPTPVELAMSELGVGGNGHAGAMAGDDPADVQAAHNAGLDGIHVSRPNRNWAGKRVLGDRRVAELTDLSV; encoded by the coding sequence ATGACCGGTCGCGACTACGACTTCTGGCTGCTCGACCTCGACGGAACGGTCGTCGACATCGAACAGCCGTACATCCACGAGGTCATGGGCGAGGTCGGGGACCGACTGGGCCACGGCTTCACCGATTACGAGGCAGAACTGCTCTGGTACGGCATCGGCAACGCCCGCGAGGAGATTCTGGGCGGTGCCGGCATCGACCCCGGTGATTTCTGGGACACGTTCCACGCCGTCGAGGAGCCGGTCAGCCGCGCCGCGGCGACGTACGTCTACGACGACGCCGCGGCGTTCGTCCAGGGCCTGGAGACGCCGGTGGGCGTCGTCACCCACTGCCAGGAGTACCTGACAGGGCCGGTCCTGGAGCAACTGGACATCGCCGACTGGTTCGACACAGTGGTCTGTTGCTCGGAGGAGACGGGCTGGAAGCCTGACCCGACGCCGGTCGAACTGGCGATGAGCGAGCTGGGCGTCGGCGGCAACGGCCACGCTGGTGCGATGGCGGGCGACGACCCGGCCGACGTGCAGGCGGCCCACAACGCCGGTCTGGACGGCATCCACGTCTCCCGGCCGAACCGCAACTGGGCCGGCAAGCGCGTGCTGGGCGACCGGCGGGTGGCCGAACTGACCGACCTCAGCGTCTGA